A single genomic interval of Lucilia cuprina isolate Lc7/37 chromosome 2, ASM2204524v1, whole genome shotgun sequence harbors:
- the LOC111679649 gene encoding formin-J isoform X1 — MRKQRSTGDLEKRGTLASGSIRSTMSTASWLSTGSELSNLTAKSMHTESNASFTMEDEQLDPSVVETYMGEWKKDKRCGFGVAERSDGLKYEGEWYNNKKHGYGVTTFKDGSFEEGKYKNNILITSQKKKHLFIARSRKFRERISASVTSAQRALKMAMQRSDIAISRTGTANTKAQSADIAADQARIDCELAVQMAREFAPDFKPSVLERFEKLRFRERHKGPAAQFSSSNAAAESYASTAVAQRPTGFQKNRDGSQPQRESEFPVPSSMYSQQLPVSPQTDLSSLVNQPQMSAINTINQMYHQQQQQQQQQNNPQMNPAYQYQPQQPPGSNYAHSNLSASGSPQISQLQKDNNMFKNAEAAHTANNMPQQQQQQINLQQQQQQQQQMQQLQQQQLQQQQQQQLQQQQQQQAYQQHLMQQRQQQQLLQQRQQQQQLQQQQQQKQLQQQQILQQQQQQQYQPSNLDSPMYGSNQVRRPSQIQYQQQQQQLLQQAEQMDSMNRSNKPPMMGQVGQQSSIDHFDHYKRPPSRDTSIDRYTRAASRLSGGYGSRQTSVDRGASSAGTAQANDSGLPEQRPRAGSVFRGSTPAPSAGNTPTTGNGSVPTGSGRMSRAATPSLSTNSPSGTTTTDAMFSKPNQPFEDILLRQRTLGQDIVPSPLQPKRTESLYMPVKPASPMAAAGGGGGNKKLKSVPINVTLQRKKSLPDFQELPRATEAMSREEVSALGSARREAVRRQIEMNEKLKANPLLYLVSPQVKDWFSRQQLVLLVLFANIILAILFFKMLT; from the exons atgagaaaacaGCGCAGTACTGGAGATCTGGAGAAGAGAGGAACTTTAGCCTCGGGTAGTATACGTTCTACAATGTCTACGGCCTCTTGGCTGAGTACAGGTTCCGAGCTATCCAATTTAACCGCAAA ATCTATGCATACAGAGTCTAATGCCAGCTTTACCATGGAAGATGAACAACTCGATCCCAGTGTGGTGGAAACCTATATGGGTGAATGGAAGAAAGATAAACGTTGTGGCTTTGGTGTGGCCGAGCGCAGTGATGGCCTTAAATACGAAGGCGAATGGTATAACAATAAGAAGCACGGCTATGGTGTGACCACTTTCAAAGATGGTTCCTTTGAAGAGGGCAAATATAAGAACAACATTTTAATTACCAGTCAAAAGAAAAAGCATTTGTTTATTGCCCGTTCTCGCAAGTTTAGAGAACGTATTTCGGCTTCGGTGACATCGGCTCAGCGTGCTCTTAAAATGGCAATGCAACGTTCAGATATTGCCATATCGCGTACCGGCACCGCCAATACCAAAGCACAAAGTGCTGATATTGCTGCCGATCAGGCACGCATCGACTGCGAGTTGGCTGTGCAAATGGCTCGTGAGTTTGCGCCTGATTTTAAGCCTTCTGTTCTGGAACGCTTTGAAAAATTACGGTTTCGCGAACGACACAAGGGACCAGCGGCTCAATTCAGCAGCAGTAATGCCGCTGCAGAATCGTATGCTAGCACAGCGGTGGCCCAAAGGCCTACGGGTTTCCAAAAGAACCGTGATGGCTCACAGCCTCAAAGGGAATCGGAGTTTCCGGTACCCAGTTCGATGTATTCCCAACAGTTGCCAGTTTCTCCACAAACCGATTTGTCATCCCTGGTGAATCAACCACAAATGAGTGCCATAAATACCATCAATCAGATGTaccatcaacagcagcagcagcaacaacagcaaaataatCCACAAATGAATCCCGCATATCAATACCAGCCACAGCAACCGCCAGGGTCAAACTATGCTCACAGTAATCTAAGTGCTAGTGGTAGTCCGCAAATTTCTCAATTGCAAAAGGATAATAACATGTTTAAAAATGCGGAAGCTGCCCACACGGCCAACAATATGccgcaacaacagcagcagcaaattaacttgcagcaacaacagcagcagcaacaacaaatgcaacagctgcaacagcaacagctgcaacagcaacagcagcaacaattgcagcagcagcaacaacaacaagcatATCAGCAACACCTGATGCAGCAaagacagcaacaacaattgttgcaacaacgacaacaacaacagcaattgcagcagcaacaacaacaaaaacagttgCAACAGCAACAGATTcttcagcagcagcaacaacagcaatatcAGCCATCAAATTTAGACTCTCCCATGTATGGCAGTAATCAAGTTCGTCGACCCTCTCAAATCCAAtaccaacagcagcaacaacagctgCTGCAACAAGCTGAACAAATGGATAGCATGAATCGTTCCAATAAACCACCCATGATGGGTCAAGTAGGACAACAATCCTCTATCGATCATTTCGATCATTATAAACGACCACCCAGTAGAGATACATCCATTGATCGCTACACCAGAGCAGCCAGTCGTCTGAGTGGTGGCTACGGCTCACGTCAAACTTCAGTCGATCGTGGAGCCAGCAGTGCAGGCACAGCGCAGGCCAATGATAGCGGCCTACCCGAACAGAGGCCTCGAGCTGGATCAGTATTTAGAGGATCGACACCAGCCCCATCGGCTGGTAACACGCCCACAACCGGCAATGGTTCAGTTCCTACGGGATCGGGTCGTATGTCGCGTGCGGCAACGCCCAGCTTAAGCACAAATTCTCCTTCGGGCACCACAACAACGGACGCCATGTTTTCGAAACCCAATCAACCCTTTGAAGATATACTCCTGCGTCAGCGTACTCTGGGTCAGGATATTGTGCCCTCACCCTTGCAGCCCAAACGCACAGAAAGTCTGTATATGCCCGTTAAGCCAGCGTCACCAATGGCTGCTGCCGGCGGAGGTGGAGGCAATAAAAAGTTAAAG AGCGTTCCTATAAATGTTACGCTACAGCGTAAGAAATCTTTGCCCGATTTCCAAGAACTGCCACGTGCCACAGAGGCTATGAGCCGCGAGGAGGTATCCGCTTTGGGCTCAGCTAGACGTGAAGCGGTACGACGACAAATTGAAATGAATGAAAAGCTCAAAGCGAATCCATTATTATATCTCGTCAGTCCACAAGTTAAA GATTGGTTCTCACGACAACAGTTGGTGCTCTTGGTGCTTTTTGCAAACATTATATTGGccatattatttttcaaaatgctGACATAG
- the LOC111679649 gene encoding uncharacterized protein LOC111679649 isoform X2, with protein MEWYPDEDEEDLMFSPALLARRASESWIVEPPVESVPINVTLQRKKSLPDFQELPRATEAMSREEVSALGSARREAVRRQIEMNEKLKANPLLYLVSPQVKDWFSRQQLVLLVLFANIILAILFFKMLT; from the exons atggaGTGGTATCCAGATGAAGATGAAGAAGATTTAATGTTTTCACCCGCTCTATTGGCACGACGAGCTTCGGAGAGTTGGATTGTAGAGCCACCAGTAGAg AGCGTTCCTATAAATGTTACGCTACAGCGTAAGAAATCTTTGCCCGATTTCCAAGAACTGCCACGTGCCACAGAGGCTATGAGCCGCGAGGAGGTATCCGCTTTGGGCTCAGCTAGACGTGAAGCGGTACGACGACAAATTGAAATGAATGAAAAGCTCAAAGCGAATCCATTATTATATCTCGTCAGTCCACAAGTTAAA GATTGGTTCTCACGACAACAGTTGGTGCTCTTGGTGCTTTTTGCAAACATTATATTGGccatattatttttcaaaatgctGACATAG